The proteins below come from a single Perca flavescens isolate YP-PL-M2 chromosome 8, PFLA_1.0, whole genome shotgun sequence genomic window:
- the slc17a6a gene encoding vesicular glutamate transporter 2.2: MEPGTEKAAPTTKEGIKQIAGKALGKIYRRLEKRQQTGDAIELTEDGRPRADQERKKPLCDCTCFGLPRRYIIAMLSGLGFCISFGIRCNLGVAIVSMVNNSTIHENGKIIITEKAKFNWGPETVGMIHGSFFWGYIVTQIPGGYISSRLAANRVFGAAIVLTSILNMFIPSAARTHYGCVIFVRILQGLVEGVTYPACHGIWSKWAPPLERSRLATISFCGSYAGAVIAMPLAGILVQYTGWPSVFYLYGCFGIFWYMFWVLVSYESPAEHPTITDEERRYIEESIGESAQLMGAMEKYKTPWRKFFTSMPVYAIIVANFCRSWTFYLLLISQPAYFEEVFGFEISKVGVVSALPHLVMTIVVPLGGQLADYLRTHNIMSTTMVRKIMNCGGFGMEATLLLVVGFSHSKGVAISFLVLAVGFSGFAISGFNVNHLDIAPRYASILMGISNGVGTLSGMVCPLIVGAMTKNKTREEWQYVFLIAALVHYGGVVFYGIFASGEKQPWADPEETSDEKCGFIDEDELAEETGDITQSYGAMGGPAKSYGATAQLNGGWVQDWDKTEEYVQEPAGKMYAERGYS; this comes from the exons ATGGAGCCAGGCACCGAGAAAGCTGCCCCTACCACTAAGGAGGGAATAAAACAGATCGCAGGAAAGGCCCTCGGGAAAATTTACAG GAGGTTGGAAAAGCGGCAGCAGACAGGTGATGCGATCGAGCTGACGGAGGATGGGAGACCCAGGGCGGACCAGGAGCGGAAGAAGCCCCTGTGTGACTGCACATGCTTCGGGCTTCCGCGCAGATACATCATCGCTATGCTCAGCGGGCTCGGCTTCTGCATCTCCTTCGGTATCCGGTGTAATTTGGGTGTGGCCATCGTCAGCATGGTCAATAACAGCACGATCCATGAAAACGGCAAGATCATCATCACAGAG AAAGCGAAATTCAACTGGGGCCCAGAGACCGTGGGGATGATTCATGGCTCCTTCTTCTGGGGCTACATAGTTACTCAGATTCCAGGAGGATACATCTCCTCAAGACTGGCTGCAAACAG AGTTTTCGGTGCTGCCATCGTGCTGACATCCATCCTGAACATGTTCATTCCCTCTGCCGCCCGGACGCACTATGGATGTGTTATCTTTGTGAGGATATTACAAGGGTTGGTGGAG GGAGTGACTTATCCAGCCTGCCACGGGATCTGGAGTAAATGGGCTCCACCGCTGGAAAGAAGTCGTCTGGCAACCATCTCCTTCTGTG GATCATATGCTGGTGCAGTGATAGCCATGCCTCTGGCTGGGATCCTGGTCCAGTACACTGGATGGCCCTCTGTCTTCTATTTGTATG GATGCTTTGGGATATTTTGGTACATGTTCTGGGTTTTGGTGTCCTATGAGAGCCCAGCGGAGCACCCGACCATCACAGACGAGGAGCGGCGCTATATCGAGGAGAGCATTGGTGAAAGTGCTCAGCTGATGGGCGCAATGGAA AAATACAAGACCCCCTGGAGGAAATTCTTCACCTCCATGCCCGTCTATGCAATCATCGTGGCCAATTTCTGCAGGAGCTGGACCTTTTATCTGCTTCTCATTAGCCAGCCTGCATACTTTGAAGAAGTGTTTGGCTTTGAAATCAGCAAG GTTGGTGTAGTGTCAGCGCTCCCTCACTTGGTCATGACCATCGTCGTGCCATTAGGAGGCCAGTTAGCGGACTATCTGCGGACCCACAACATCATGTCCACCACTATGGTCCGGAAAATCATGAACTGCGGAG GGTTCGGTATGGAAGCCACTCTCTTGTTGGTAGTTGGTTTTTCTCACAGTAAGGGGGTGGCCATCTCTTTTTTAGTTCTGGCAGTGGGTTTTAGTGGATTTGCAATATCAG GTTTCAATGTCAACCATCTAGACATCGCTCCTCGCTATGCCAGCATCCTCATGGGTATATCCAACGGGGTGGGTACCCTGTCAGGGATGGTCTGCCCTTTAATAGTGGGAGCCATGACAAAGAACAAG ACCCGGGAGGAGTGGCAGTATGTCTTCCTCATTGCTGCCCTGGTGCATTACGGGGGAGTGGTGTTTTATGGGATCTTTGCATCTGGGGagaaacagccatgggctgacCCTGAAGAAACAAGCGACGAGAAGTGTGGTTTCATTGATGAGGATGAGCTTGCCGAAGAGACGGGGGACATTACGCAGAGTTACGGCGCGATGGGCGGTCCGGCTAAAAGCTACGGGGCCACTGCACAGCTCAACGGAGGCTGGGTGCAGGACTGGGATAAGACGGAGGAGTATGTCCAGGAACCGGCCGGAAAGATGTATGCTGAGCGCGGCTACTCTTAA